In one window of Dehalococcoidia bacterium DNA:
- a CDS encoding transketolase C-terminal domain-containing protein translates to MARTTASTRDTYGKTLLELGREDPNIVVLGGDLNKSVMTTYFAKEFPQRFFDCGAAEQNIISIAAGLASSGKTPFASTFAVFGTGRPFDQIRISVSQPHLNVKIVCTHAGISVGEDGVSAQGIEDLALMCALPGFNVVAPADAVETAQAVRVAAKTQGPFYIRLYRPATPVVCGPDYKFELGKAALMRDGLDATIIAYGIMVAAALDAAEDLTKQGLRCRVLNMSTLQPFDADAVVRAARETGAIVTAEEHYRRGGLASLVAQTLAEQSPAPQGVVALNGYAESGKADELMTKYGLTARAIERAVLETVGRKQQGLSCSA, encoded by the coding sequence ATGGCGAGGACGACGGCTTCCACCCGTGATACCTACGGCAAGACCCTCCTGGAGCTGGGCCGGGAGGACCCGAACATCGTCGTGCTGGGCGGTGACCTGAACAAGTCGGTGATGACGACGTACTTCGCCAAGGAGTTTCCCCAGCGCTTCTTCGACTGCGGCGCCGCCGAGCAGAACATCATCAGCATCGCCGCGGGGCTCGCCTCGTCCGGCAAGACGCCGTTCGCGAGCACCTTCGCCGTGTTCGGCACGGGGCGGCCCTTCGACCAGATTCGCATCAGCGTCTCGCAGCCACACCTGAACGTGAAGATCGTCTGCACCCACGCGGGCATCAGCGTGGGCGAGGACGGCGTGTCCGCGCAGGGCATCGAGGACCTGGCGCTCATGTGCGCCCTGCCGGGCTTCAATGTTGTCGCGCCCGCGGACGCCGTGGAGACGGCCCAGGCCGTGCGCGTCGCCGCGAAAACGCAAGGCCCTTTCTATATCCGCCTGTACCGTCCCGCGACGCCCGTCGTCTGCGGGCCGGACTACAAGTTTGAGCTGGGCAAGGCGGCTCTGATGCGGGACGGCCTGGACGCCACGATTATCGCGTACGGCATCATGGTGGCGGCCGCGCTGGACGCGGCGGAGGACCTGACGAAACAGGGGCTTCGCTGCCGCGTGCTCAACATGTCCACGCTGCAACCTTTCGACGCGGACGCGGTCGTGCGGGCGGCCCGGGAGACGGGCGCCATCGTGACGGCGGAAGAGCACTACCGCCGCGGCGGGCTGGCGAGCCTGGTGGCCCAGACGCTGGCGGAGCAATCGCCCGCGCCTCAGGGCGTGGTGGCCCTGAACGGCTACGCCGAGTCCGGCAAGGCGGACGAGCTGATGACCAAGTACGGACTGACGGCCCGCGCCATCGAGCGCGCGGTGCTGGAGACGGTGGGACGCAAGCAGCAGGGGCTGTCCTGCTCGGCGTAG
- a CDS encoding transketolase, with translation MSGAPSGRTTTNATISIADLEQKARQIRRHIVTMTYKANSGHPGGSLSATDIVMALYFHVLRHNPKDPKWPDRDRFVLSKAHACPVLYAALAESGYFPVEELATFRQINSRLQGHAHIKTPGVEMSGGSLGQGLSFGIGAALAARLDGRTSRVYVLLGDGECDEGQVWEAAMAAPHFKLDNLCAIVDRNRIQNDRFTSEVMELEPIADKWRAFRWNVIEANGHSIADMLAAFDQAKQVKGRPTVIIAQTTKGKGVSFMENNPDFHGKAPNKDEYEKAMKELA, from the coding sequence ATGAGCGGAGCACCGAGCGGGAGGACCACAACGAACGCAACGATTTCTATAGCAGACCTGGAACAGAAGGCCAGACAGATCCGCCGCCACATCGTGACCATGACCTACAAGGCCAACAGCGGCCACCCGGGCGGCTCGCTCTCCGCGACAGACATCGTCATGGCCCTCTACTTCCACGTGTTGCGTCACAACCCTAAAGACCCCAAATGGCCTGATCGCGACCGCTTCGTGCTCAGCAAGGCCCACGCCTGCCCCGTGCTCTATGCAGCCCTGGCGGAGTCCGGCTACTTCCCTGTGGAGGAGCTTGCCACGTTCCGTCAGATAAACAGTCGGCTGCAGGGCCACGCGCACATCAAGACGCCCGGCGTCGAGATGTCCGGCGGCTCCCTCGGCCAGGGCCTCAGCTTCGGCATCGGCGCGGCGCTCGCGGCGCGGCTGGATGGCCGCACGTCGCGGGTGTATGTGCTGCTGGGCGACGGCGAGTGCGACGAGGGCCAGGTCTGGGAGGCCGCGATGGCCGCGCCCCACTTCAAGCTCGATAACCTGTGCGCCATTGTTGACCGGAACCGCATCCAGAACGACCGCTTCACCAGCGAGGTGATGGAGCTGGAGCCTATCGCCGACAAGTGGCGCGCCTTCCGCTGGAACGTCATCGAGGCGAACGGTCACTCCATAGCGGACATGCTGGCCGCGTTCGACCAGGCGAAGCAGGTCAAGGGCCGCCCGACGGTCATCATCGCCCAGACCACCAAGGGCAAGGGCGTGAGCTTCATGGAGAACAACCCGGACTTCCATGGCAAGGCGCCGAACAAGGACGAGTACGAAAAGGCGATGAAGGAGCTGGCGTAG